Proteins co-encoded in one Pseudomonas beijingensis genomic window:
- the rnpA gene encoding ribonuclease P protein component produces MSQDFSREKRLLTPRHFKAVFDSPTGKVPGKKLLLLARSNDLDHPRLGLVIGKKSVKLSVQRNRLKRLMRESFRLNQDSLVGWDIVIVARKGLGDVENPELIQHFGKLWKRLARNKPVPAVNTETVGVDSPDA; encoded by the coding sequence GTGAGTCAGGACTTCAGTCGGGAAAAGCGTCTGCTTACACCCCGGCATTTCAAGGCAGTCTTTGACTCCCCTACCGGCAAGGTTCCGGGGAAAAAACTCCTGCTCCTTGCGCGCAGTAACGATCTCGATCACCCCCGACTAGGGCTGGTTATCGGGAAAAAGAGCGTCAAGCTCTCCGTTCAGCGCAATCGCCTCAAACGTCTGATGCGCGAATCGTTCCGCCTGAACCAGGATTCACTGGTTGGATGGGACATTGTTATCGTCGCGCGCAAAGGTTTGGGTGACGTAGAAAACCCCGAATTGATTCAGCATTTCGGCAAGCTCTGGAAGCGTCTGGCACGCAACAAGCCAGTACCAGCAGTCAACACCGAAACTGTAGGGGTAGACAGTCCTGATGCGTAA
- the yidD gene encoding membrane protein insertion efficiency factor YidD, translated as MRKLALVPIQFYRYAISPLMASHCRFYPSCSCYAYEAIENHGLLRGGWLTFRRLGRCHPWNPGGYDPVPPIPTSRSSSMAE; from the coding sequence ATGCGTAAACTGGCACTCGTTCCGATCCAGTTTTATCGCTATGCCATTAGTCCTTTGATGGCCAGTCACTGTCGTTTCTACCCCAGTTGTTCCTGCTACGCGTACGAAGCCATAGAAAATCATGGCCTCCTGCGCGGTGGCTGGCTGACCTTTCGTCGTTTAGGTCGCTGTCATCCGTGGAATCCCGGCGGTTATGACCCGGTTCCGCCTATCCCTACCTCCCGTTCTTCTTCGATGGCCGAGTAA